The Humulus lupulus chromosome 4, drHumLupu1.1, whole genome shotgun sequence genome has a window encoding:
- the LOC133831451 gene encoding uncharacterized protein LOC133831451, translating into MTALSVSKPSIFMEIQARIGIIPSHTFTSSTLKSSYSSSSSSYRTQKFLCSSNDSQDNQEDDDKFSMDWDKAWSSFRKQGRKKKSFFSQFSPNKYVSWNPKRSNYPLSEEVDPIKRAERSNLMLWTSPGFTLAGAIVLVTFLLIYTILAPMK; encoded by the exons ATGACTGCATTATCCGTATCAAAACCATCCATATTCATGGAGATTCAAGCTCGAATCGGAATCATTCCTTCTCACACTTTCACCTCCTCAACCCTCaaatcttcttattcttcttcttcttcctcttacaGGACCCAGAAGTTTCTCTGCTCCTCCAACGATTCTCAAGATAACCAAGAGGATG ATGATAAATTCTCTATGGATTGGGACAAGGCCTGGTCAAGCTTCAGAAAGCAAGGGAGGAAGAAGAAATCGTTCTTCTCACAGTTCTCACCAAACAAATATGTGAGCTGGAATCCTAAACGTTCAAATTACCCATTGTCTGAGGAAGTTGATCCCATCAAAAGAGCAGAGAGATCAAACCTCATGTTATGGACTAGTCCTGGTTTTACTCTTGCAGGAGCAATTGTATTAGTGACATTTCTTTTAATCTATACCATTCTTGCACCAATGAAGTGA
- the LOC133831452 gene encoding tRNA-uridine aminocarboxypropyltransferase A, translating to MEQEEDLFQVSISTTAASTAPPPRRRPICDNCSRPNPVCICHTLPAQPIPTTTQIIILHHPHEAQHKLSTTPVLTKCLANTTALVGRRLRRGNSPLLDQLPPAIYLFPSTHTSPAVNLSRLRDADSPASNHTPSVLIVFDATWKHAKEMVSASEDYLGKFAKRVCLDFDENEIGGSIYDSDLILRKEPFGGCVSTMEAVARTLRVLEPNGPEIEARLIEVLREMVRLQASFLKPMKPRPKLLKKPKKKMAEEVECGSS from the coding sequence ATGGAGCAAGAGGAAGACCTCTTCCAAGTCTCCATCTCCACCACCGCCGCCTCCACCGCTCCACCACCGCGCCGGCGGCCCATATGCGACAACTGCTCAAGGCCCAACCCAGTTTGCATCTGCCACACCCTCCCGGCCCAGCCCATTCCAACCACAACCCAAATCATAATCCTCCACCACCCACACGAGGCCCAACACAAGCTCTCCACCACTCCCGTCCTCACCAAGTGCCTAGCCAACACCACAGCCCTCGTCGGCCGCCGTCTCCGTCGAGGCAACTCGCCTCTCCTCGACCAGTTGCCGCCCGCCATCTACCTCTTCCCGTCGACCCACACGTCGCCCGCCGTCAACTTATCCCGCCTGAGGGACGCGGACTCGCCCGCGTCCAATCACACCCCTTCGGTCCTGATCGTCTTCGATGCGACATGGAAGCACGCGAAGGAGATGGTGAGCGCTAGCGAGGATTATTTGGGGAAATTTGCGAAAAGGGTTTGCTTGGATTTCGATGAGAATGAGATTGGTGGGAGTATCTATGATTCTGATCTGATTCTGAGGAAGGAGCCGTTTGGTGGGTGTGTGAGTACCATGGAGGCCGTGGCTAGAACTCTCAGGGTTCTTGAGCCCAATGGGCCGGAGATTGAGGCCCGGCTGATTGAGGTTTTGAGGGAAATGGTGAGATTGCAGGCTAGTTTTCTCAAGCCCATGAAGCCCAGGCCCAAGTTGTTGAAGAAACCAAAAAAGAAGATGGCGGAGGAGGTCGAGTGTGGAAGTTCCTAA